The following nucleotide sequence is from Psychroserpens sp. Hel_I_66.
GTGCATTAGATCCAGTTTGTGGTCTTTTTTGAATTTACGGTCTAATTGCCCTAATTCCTGCACACCTATCAAATAGATGATTGCATCCAAATCTAATGGATCTCCATCTGCAAATCGTGCAGATAGTTTTTCTACTACTAAATCCCAACGTTGTTTTAATTGTTCGTCTCTTGCCATGTATCTCTTTTCTTGTTTGGACTTTGCTTATTAAAAACTCCAGCAACAATCTTTTTAATTAAGGCTACAAAGTTACTAAACTATAAGGTCTACAAATGCGTTATTATTTTAAAATGAGAAAAATTATGTACGTTTGTTAAAACTAACTTTCACTATGGCTGTTATTGATATTATTTTGGGTGCTCTTTTACTTTTTGGGCTAGTACGAGGTGTTATGAAAGGGTTTTTTGTTGAAATCGCCTCTTTAGTCGCGCTTGTTGCTGGAGTTTATGGCGCTATACATTTTAGTGATTTTGCTGCGGAATTTTTAGACACTAAACTCAATTGGGATGAGAAATATATCAATATTGTAGCTTTTGCCATTACCTTTGTGATCATTGTTTTGGTCATTGCTCTGGCTGGAAAAGCATTAACAAAACTGGCAAATTTTGCTGCACTCGGTATTTTGAATAAACTTTTGGGTGGCGTTTTTGGTATTTTAAAAATCGGTTTAATATTAAGTGTTCTGCTTATCGTATTTAATAATTTAAATAGTAATATCCCTTTTGCAGATGAGCAGGATCTAGAAGATTCTATTCTGTACAAACCGGTTAAAGGTTTAGCTCCTATGATTTTCCCGAGTATTTTGAATAAAGGTAAAGATGTTGAAGATGAAAATGTTGATGATGAGGATCTTGAAACAAATCAAAACACATAAAATCTCCTATTTTTAATCTAGATGATAAATCTCCATAATGTCTTTTAGATATTTGTCAAAATCTATTTTAAGGTCAATAAGCGTTCCTGTATGAACATCAAAAACCCACCCATGGACTTTTAACTCTCTATCTCTGTATGCTTTTTGAACAGCAGCAGTTTTAATTAAATTAACACATTGCTCTTTGACATTAAGCTCTACAAGTCGGTCATACTTTTTTTCTTCGTCTGTTATTAGGTTAAGTTCATCTCTATGAATACGATATACGTCACGAATATTTCGCAACCAAGGGTTTAAAATACCTAAGTCTGCAGATTGCATTGCTGCTTTTACTCCACCACATGCATAATGCCCACAAACCACCACATGTTTAACTTTTAAATGGTCTACCGCATAATTGACTACAGACATTACATTAAGATCTATACTTATTACCATATTAGCAATATTACGATGCACAAAGACTTCTCCTGGATCTAGACCCATAAGTTCTTCTGCGCTAACACGACTATCACTACAGCCAATATAAAGCAGCTCTGGATTTTGCCCTTTACCTAGTTTTTCAAAATAATCTTGATCTACAGAGAGCTTATCTTGTATAAACTGTTTGTTGTTTTTAAAAACGTGTTCTAAAGTCATGGATTTCTATATTAATCTTGATGTTGAACATTGGTTTTGACCCATTCCATACAACTATTAAAATCTTTAAAAATATGTTCTGTTGGAATTAAATCTGGAATGATATCAATACGCTCCATCATAAATTTTGGTTGTTTTGCTAAATTTACGAACAATACATTTATCTTTTTTTTCTTAAGATCTAAAAGTACGTCTTCCAAAGCATATAAACCCGATTGATCAATATAGTGCATCAAGCCCAAACGAATAACCACAGTTTTTGCAGTATCGGGAATTTGTTTTGAAAGCGCTTGAAAATCAGAAGTATATCCAAAAAATAATGGTCCTTTGACGTGTTTTATAAAAACGTCTTCTTTTAATAATGAAGGAAAGCCAGCCTCGTCTAACCAAACCTCTTCTTTTAGGGGCTTAACATCACTACGTTTTGCTGTTAAATCTCCTATTTTTTTCATAAACATTAGTGAAGCAATGATCAATCCAATCCCAACTGCATAAATTAAATCCCAAAAAGTTGAAAGCAGTAAAACTACCATCATTATTAATACTTCAGAACTTAATTTAACAGGTCCTATTTTTATATCTTTTGGTAAACTTGAAATCGCTTTTAAGCCTTTATAATCCATAACGCCAATACCTACGGTAATTAATATTCCTGCTAAAACTGCAGCTGGAATTTTTGATGCTATTGGACCAAGACCCAGTAATACTATCAATAATATTATGGCTGCTATCATTCCAGAAAGCCTAGTTTTTCCTCCGGAATTTATATTAACTACCGTTCTAATTGTAGCACCTGCGCCAGGTATACCTCCAAAAACAGAAGCAATACTATTACCAATACCTTGACCAACTAATTCTCTACTAGGATTATGTTTGGTTTTGGTCATGTTATCTGCAACAACACTAGTTAAAAGACTATCTATTGCACCTAGAAGTGATAATGTCAAAGCAGTTAGTATATAAGGTGAAATTGCGCTAAAACTAAAAGTGGTAAACATTTCTAATTTAGGAATTGGCAATCCAGATGGTATTTCTTGAATTTTTAAATAGTCAAAACCAAAACCAACTGCAATACCAGACATTACCAATAGTGCTACCAACGTACTTGGTATTTTTGTAGTAATTTTTTTAAACCCAAAAACTATAAAAACAGTTCCTATTGCTAGTGCAAATTCTAACCAGTTAATCTGTTTTATAGCTCTGGGCAATGCCTTTAAAGCACCCAAAGCTCCTGAGGTTTCTTTGACTGCAAGTGTTTTAGATTCTTTTAAAATAATAGCGTCTTCATCTTCTATTTCATTTACCTTTTTGATTGTTTGCTCAAAATCCTCTAAAACTAAAACACCTTCCCCGATTTCTTCGTCTAAGATTTTGTTTAAAACAACTTCTTTTGCTTCTGGCTTAAATTGCTCTACAAAAGCAAGATCTTCTTTAGGGTTATAACCTAATGATGGTAAAATTTGAGTTAATATTATTATTAATCCAATTGCAGTCATAAATCCTGACACTACAGGATATGGGATGTATCTTATATATTTACCTAAGCCTAAAACACCTAAAATAATTTGCATTATTCCTGCTAATAAAAATACAGTTAAAATAGTGGGCAAAGCCTTACTAAGATCGCCATCATTGGTTGCAATTACACCTGCAATAACGACTAAACTTACCGCTGTCATTGGTGCTGTTGGCCCAGAAATTTGTGTTGATGTCCCACCAAAAAGAGCAGCAAAAAATCCAATAAAAATAGCACCATAAAGTCCTGCACTTGGTCCTAAACCTGAAGACACTCCAAAGGCAAGTGCCAATGGCAATGCTACAATACCTGCGGTTATTCCTCCAAAAGCATCACCTTTAAAATTTGAAAAGAATTTTTTCATAAATGTTATATGTTGGTTTTTTAATTAAAAATAAGGTTTTTTATGAAAAATTAAAGTATCTATTTGCCTGTGATCTTCAATTTAACAATAACCAAAACTCACTTTTTCGGTTAAAAAAAAGCATTGTAATTAACAATGCTTTTTTTACTTTTCTTTTTCAAATGTTGTTTGATTTTTATTCAAAAAACTCAACAGCACCTGTATTTATGTCATACATTGCACCAATAATTCTAATTTCATTGTTCTTCTCCATTTCCGAAAGTATAGGACTTTCAGCATGGATTCTATCAATGGTCAATTCTACATTTTTCTTAGACACCTCATCAACAAAATCTAAATTTTTTGAGTTTCTCATACTCTTATCTTTAGGTTCTTCAACAGCGTTTACAGCTGGTGTAATCTTTTCTATAAGCTTAGTGAGATTGCCCATTTTGGCGTCATCACATGCGCCTTTAACAGCACCACAACTGGTATGTCCTAACACTACTATCAATTTTGTACCTGCCAATTTAGATGCAAATTCCATACTTCCTAAGATATCTTCGTTAACAAAGTTTCCTGCTATACGTACACTAAAAATATCGCCTAATCCTTGATCAAAAACCAACTCTGCCGATACACGGGAATCTATACAACTTAAAATAGTAGCAAACGGAAATTGACCATCACTTGTGTCGTTAACTTGCTCTAATAAGTTTCTATTTGCCTTAAGATTTTGTTGGAATCTTTGATTTCCCTCTTTTAAAAACTGCACAGCCTTTTCTGGTGTCATTGTTGCCTGTGTTTCTCTTGTATGTGCTTTCATGTCTTTTTATGTTTAATGTTTTTAAATAAATTATTTTATTTTAGGATTTTTTCTCCAATTTAAAAAATTCTATAAAACTTTCAGGATTCTCTACAATTCCACGATCTGAAATTATTTTTATATCAATATTTCTTTCTTTGGCTTTAAAAGCAAAATCGTCGAGAATTTCGATAATATCATTATCCAAGTATCTTGTTTTTCTTACATCTAACTCTAAGTAACTATTTTCAGGTAAATTATCCAATTCTTTTAAAATTGAAGCTTTATTAAAAAATGTTACTTCCTCAGCTAAAGTCATTTTTATTTTTCCATCATTTACATCTTCACCTTCTTTATGCAAAAAGTGGGAGTTTTGAAAACTTTTTATCAAAATGATAAAGATCCCAACCGCAAGTCCTAAACCAATACCTACCAATAAATCCGTAAATACGATTCCTACAACCGTTACTATAAACGGTAGAAATTGCTTCCAACCCATATCATACATTTTCTTAAATAACGTGGGATTAGCTAATTTCCAACCAACGATGAAAAGCACTGCTGCTAATACAGATAAAGGAATTTTATTTAGTAATGTAGGAATCAAAATCACAGAAATTAACAGGAAAAAACCATGAATAATTGCAGAAATTTTTGTTCTACCACCCGACTGAATATTTGCAGAACTTCTAACAATTACCTGTGTAATTGGAAGTCCTCCCACTAAACCTGAAAGAATATTTCCTGTCCCTTGCGCAAATAACTCTCTATTAGTTGGCGTTACATTTTTATGTGGATCTAATTTATCAGTAGCTTCTACACATAATAATGTCTCTAAACTTGCTACCAATGCTATCGTAAATGCGGTAATCCAAACTGCAGGATTATTGATGGCTGCGAAATTCGGAAAACTGAATTGGCCTCGAAATGACTCAAAATCGTCTGGAACAGGAACACTAACTAAATGTTCAGGGCTAATACCAAATTTATCATTTGAAGCAGTTAGAATATAATAGATAATTCCAACAACAACAGCTACAAGCGGTCCTTGTACTAGCTGGAAAAATTTACCTTTTTTAGATAAAACATTACTCCAAAGTAATAAAATCGCCAGAGAAATAAGTCCAATAAGCGTTGCTCCAATACTTATATTACCAATTGCATCCATTATTCCGCTAAACGTGTTTCCTCCATCAACTTGTTGAAACGAAAAATCACCTTCGGGATCGGAATCATAACCAAAGAAATGCGGAATTTGTTTAAGAATAATAATTATTCCAATACCTGTCAACATACCTCTAATCACAGAAGACGGAAAAAAGTACCCTATAATACCAAAACGCAACGCACCAAATAATAGTTGTATTACACCTGCTATTACTACAGTGACAAGAAAAACCTTAAAGCCCTCTTGAAAACCTCCGTAAGTCTCTGTGAAGTCTTGAATTGCTAAAAATACAATAGCTGCTAATCCTGCTGCTGGACCACTTACTCCAATCTTAGAACCACTTAAAGCTCCTACTACGATTCCTCCTATAATTCCTGCTATAACACCAGAAAATAAAGGCGCTCCACTGGCTAGTGCAATACCCAAACACAAGGGTAATGCGACAAAAAATACAACTATACTAGCTGGTATGTCATTCTTAATATATTTAAACATTTAATATCTATTTGTGCTAAAGAAAATTTCGATAGCTAATTATTAATAATTAATTTTTAAGACAAATTTGTCCCTAATGATAATATTAAGAAATGAATTCTGGAGGTGAAAAGATAATATTGAGATGAGGCTTTTGATAAGTTTTGAAGAAATAGGCAGTCTTATTGAATTTTTCCAAACTTTCAATATAAGTTATCAACTTCATTGAGTTGTAGTAGAATATTTTGCCTTCTTTGGTAATATTATTTTCTTTTTCTTCCTCTTCTTCGGTTAAAGAATATAAACAAGAAATATCGATAGAATCGTCGATAACCATAATAACAGAAGGCGCTGTAATAAGCGCAGTAAATATCAAAAGAAAAAAAATGGATGATATTTTCTGTTTCATAGTTGGTTTAAGATTTACAAATATAGGACTAGAATTTCGAGATATGGTTAAAGATTGCCTAAAAATCTTTCAATAATTTGATATCGTCGTTTAGTATCCAGCCCATTTTACCGTCTGCTAATTTGATTTTCTTCCAATTAGATACAGTATCAACAACTTGTACCTTAGTGCCTTCATGAAGCTTAAAAGCCTCTGTACTTCTCAAATTTGGCTCACTTTTAATTTGACTTTCTTGAGCAAAAACAATAGCTGGCTGGTTTTTCTTTTCAAGACCATAACTGTTAAACGCAAATGAAAGCGCTATAAGCGCCAAAATTAAAAAAGACAGACTTGTTATAAATGTAAAACGCTTTTTAGAAGTGCTTTGAGAAAAATAATAGACTAAAAATAATAGCACAAAAAGGATTACCAATACCACCGACACTTTAGCCCATTTATCAAAAACCATTATATTCGTCGCTTTTTTAATAAGTCTGGAAAAACCAACTTCTGGCACAACTTCAATATCATCAATGGTCATATTTTTTGCAAAAGCTATATTGTTCAAAATATCTTTATCATTAGGCTTTAATAATAACGCTTTTTCATAATAATAAATACTTGGCGCAATGTGGTTTAATTTATAGTGCGCATTTGCGATATTGTAATATAGTTCTGCAGAGTGCTCTCCCTCTTCTAAAATAGAAGTGTATCTATTTAAAGCCTCTGTATAATTACCCTCATTGTACAACGTATTTGCTTGTTCAAATGCTTTGTTGCCTTGTGCAAATGATAATGTTCCCAACAGAAATATAAATAAGTATAATATAGGTCTCATCACTATTGTATTTCTTTATCTATTGTTGAAATTGTAGAAGCTGCCTTATCATAATCCTGTTGCATTTCCACATTGGTGATTGGTGTATATCTCGCCAATTCACAGTGGTGTAAAATACTGATAAACTCTTTTACGGTTACTTCATTAACCTGACGCTCCACAAGAATCTCTTCTATTTTTTCTTTACTGAAATCACTCGTTTCAATCTGTAATTTCGCTTTAAGGTAATTATGTAATGCTTTTTCAAGAGCAATATAAAACGCCTCTTTATCGCCTAATGATTTTTTAGCTTCACTAAGATATTTCTTAGCAAGCCTATCTGCTTTTCTTATTTTATTTCCAAAGACATCTGCATTGCGTTTTTCACGCTCTCTACGAAAAACTATTGCCAATGGTATTAATAATAAAGGTGATAAAAGTGAGCCCCAAAATAGTGTAGATTTAAAAAATGGATCGCTTTGTATTGGTTTTAGATTCGCTTCGGTTTTTACAAATGCAAATTGATCGCTATTTAAAGTCACTTCCTTTTTATCTGTATTTGCAGTTGCCAAATTATCGTCACCAGATGAGTTATTGATTGGTCCATCTATAACATCAATTATTATTTCTCCAGAGGATACGCGTTTATAGGTTTCGCTCTCTAAATCAAAATAAGAAAACGAGACCGTTGGAATTGGATATTTACCCTTATACTGCGGAACAATGGTATACGTATCTGCAATTGACCCTTGCATGCCACCTAGATACGTTTTAATAGACTCATTGTGCTCTGGTTCGTAAACTTCCAAAGAACTTGGTAAGGTCAACTTTGGTAGCTGAAACAATTTCAAATTCCCTGTTCCTGTAACTTCGACGGTGGCTTGTAAACTTTCCGAAGCATTTAAATTAGATTTTGAGGTCATCACATTAAACTTAAAATCTCCAACTGCTCCAGTAAAATCATCTGGTTTTCCTTCTTCTGGCAATGGTTTTACGTTAATGGTTCTACTTCCTGCGGAAACGGTACGGTTGGTTTGCGCCATGTGCCTTCCACCAAAAATATCGCGTCTGTTTGTTGGTACCTCAACAGTAATATCTAATGTTAAAGGTTCTATTTCCAGTTTTCCTGATTTTTGTGGGTAAAGTACCGTTTTCCGAAGCACTACAAATCGATAATCTTCTCCTTTATATGTACCGTTTTGCACTCGCAAACCCTTGGTATCTATCTTTTGGCTCCAAAAATCATTGTAACGTGGATTATCAACTTCCCGCCAATTGCTCACACCTGTATTTGGAGAAACATAAAGTTTATAGACTACCGTGATGGCCTCGTTGAGATAAGGGTCAGACTTTGAAACTTCTGCCACTAAATGGATGTTTTCTGTAGCCTGACCTTCTACATTGTAAGGATCGTTAGGTCGTTTAACCTCATCGGTCACCTGAACCGTAACCGCATCTGTTTTATAAATCTTGCCCTCAATTTCAATGCTCGCACTATTTATGGTAAATCTTCCCTTTTTTTGTGGTGCCAAGAAATAGCTGTACGTTTTTGCATAAGAATGAGCTCCATTAAGCCAAGAGTTACTAACCGATGTATTTGGTCCACCAATGACCTGAAAGTTCTCAAAATCTGGCGCGTTAAAATTATCGCCATCCTTATTCATTGTGAAATCGATTCGCAAACGTTCGTTTTGACCTAATTTAGTCTTACTTACTTTAGCTTCAAATTTGACCTGAGCAAACATCATACTCGATGAGAGTACGATTAATAAAATAGATATGTGTTTTATGAGTTTCATCTCAATTTTTTTCTTCGGAAATGTTATGACTTCACATTAATTTTTAATGCATTAGACTTCATTTTCAATATAACTTCTTTCATTGAAAAACCAAGTCCTTCGTTTGTATTCGTTTTTTCTGCAACCTTAGCGGTTACTTCTAATTGTAAAGGCTCAAAATTGAACTCACCTTGGTGTATTGCTTTAATTTCATCCTTTTTTATGATAACCATTCGGTAAGGCTTGCCTTTATACGTTACGTTTTCAATAAGTAGATTTTCTAACTTTATGTCGTTTTGACTAAACCCGTCATAAGTTGGTTTTTCTATCAGTTTCCAATTTGAAATACCAACGTCTTGTGAAACATAAAGACGATACTCAATGTTGATTATTCCATCTACGGAAACTTGATCGCTAGACATTTTGGCAATTATATGAACAGCTTCATTTAAATTATTATCATTAGCTTTAATTGCTTCTTTTTCTTGAGCAAAACCCATACCAACTGCGAATATTGTGACGAACAAAAATAGATGTTTCAAATTTCTCATGAAGATGTAATATGTGTTTCTGTGTTTCTGTGTTTCTGTGTTTTGAACTATAAGTTTGAAAGCTGTTTATTACCAATCTTTTTCTGGTTTTACCTTAACACCTTTTTGTTTTTCGGCATTTATTTTTTCCTGAACCTTTTGTTCATTGTTATTCATCGCTTCCAGCAAATTCTTTATTTGCTGAGGTGAAAGTTGACCTGGTTGAGGCTTAGGTTGTCCTTCTTCTTTTTTATCGTCTTTCTTTTCGCCATCGCCTTTATTTTTTTCATCTTTAGGCTTACCATCTTCATCTTTTTCATCTTCACCATCTTTCTTGTCTTGGTCGCCTTCGTCTTTAGGATCTTCTTTTTTCTCGTCTTCCTTCTTATCTTCTTTTTTATCTTCGTCTTCTTTGTCCTCGTCTTTTTTATCTTCTTCCTTATCCTGTTCTTGCTGTTGTTGTGCAGCACATTCTTTCGCTATGGCAAGGTTGTAGCGTGTTTCATCATCGGTTGGGTCGCTACGCAATGCGTTTTTGTAAGCTTCTACCGCTTCTTTGCATAGTTCCTCTTTCATTAACACGTTCCCAATATTGTGATAGGCTTTGTGTTTTTCTTCTTTTGAAGTTGCGTTTTTTGCAGCTTCTGTGTGACGATACAAAGCTTCGTCGTAGTTGCCTTTGTCGTAGTAAGTGTTTCCTAAATTATAAGAGCCCGCAACTACAGATGGCGATTGAGAAATGGCTTTTCTATACTCCATCTCTGCATTGATGTAATTATCTGCATCGATAAGCTCATTGCCTTCATAGACATAATTTTTAGCATTCTCCAGCGCTAACTGTTGTTCTTTTTCTTTATCTTTTTGTTGTGCAAAAGAAAAGCTTGCAACACAAATTAGGATGTAGGTTATGTATAATTTCATAGATTAAAATCAGTTTTTGTTTTTACGAAAACGCATCAACAAAATGCTTAGCAAGATATAAAACTAGTGAATTTGTTATAGTTAAAGATTTTATAAAATATTGGAAGGGTTATTGTTGTATGAAATATTGGTTAACAAGACCAGACTTTCACATCATAACATTTCCGAAGCAACCCTAAAAATTCTCATTAAATAAATTGAGTCGTTTTAACCAAGCGGTTTTACGCTCCAGAAAGAAAATATCCAAGAATAAAAAGAAAATCCCAAAACCTAAAAACCATTGAAATTGGTCTTTATAATCTGCAAATTCCTTGGCTTCAAATTCAGTTTTATCCATTCGGTTTAAAATATCTTTGATCTCTTTGATAACGTCTGCGGTGTTATTACCATTAATGTAAGCACCATTGGCTTCGTCTGCGATATTTCTTAAAGTCTCTTCATTGAGTTTGGTTACAACGGTCTCGCCTTGGTTGTCTTTTTTGTAGTTGAGCAAAACGCCATTACGCTTGATTGGGATTGGACCACCTTTAACGTCACCAACACCAATAGTAAAAATCCTGATGCCTTCGTCACTCGCCTCATCAGCCACATTACTCGCGACATCGCTGTGATCTTCTCCATCTGAAATAATGATCAACACACGATTGGTTTGCTCTTCATCATCAAAATAGGTTTTTGCCAATTCTATAGCTTCATTGATTGCTGTACCTTGGGAGGAGAGCATATCTGTATTCATGTTGTTGAGAAACATTTTTGCTGAAGAATAGTCTGTCGTAATCGGTAACTGCGGAAACGCTTTTCCAGCATAAGCGATGATCCCAACACGATCACTTGCCAAGCTGTTGATAATTTGTGTGACGAGCTGTTTTGATTTCTCGAGACGGTTGGGTGCAACGTCTTCTGCCAGCATACTTTTTGAAACATCTACTGCAAAAACGATATCTACACCTTGGCGTTTTACGGTTTCCAGCTTGGTGCCAATTTTTGGATTGACCAATGCAATGGCGAAACAAGCTACTGCCAAACTAAGCACAACAATTTTTAAAATAGACTTAAATAACGATTGATTGGGACTCAAACGTTTCAATATTTTTGAGTTAGCGAAACGTTTTTGAGTTCTGTATTTCCAAAATTGAAGTATGGCAAACAGTAAGATAATTACTGGGATTGCCAGCAATATCCAAAACCATACTTTTTCTTCTAATTGAAAATCGAACATTCTTTATATTGTTTATTTGTTTTTTGTGGAACTGTTTAGTTGTTCTCCTCTTTTCGCTTTAAACCTTATATCTTATTAAACCTTATATCTTATCCCTCTTGTCTTCTGTCTTCTGTCTTCTGTCTTCTGTCTTCTGTCTACTGTCCTTAAACAAAACTTCTAAAAACCGTAAACCTGAGCAAAACTTCAATAAGCAGTAAACCTAAAGCGATTAAAATCAACGGACGGTATTTTTCATCATACGTCGTGTATTTGATTTCTTCGATTTCGGTTTTTTCTAGTTTATTGATTTCGTTATAAATTTCTTTTAGTTTCTTGTTATCTGTTGCTCTAAAATATCTTCCACCAGTGACGTCTGCTATCTCGTTGAGGAGCGCTTCATCGATTTCGACTTGCACTCTTCGGTATTGAAAATTTCCGTTAGGTAAAATAGTATATGGTGATAGCGCCATACCGTTTGTTCCCAAACCGATTGTATAGACTTTGATACCATATTCTACTGCGAGTTCACTTGCAATTTTAGGATCTATAAAACCGGAATTGTTAACTCCATCTGTTAACAGTATAATGATTTTACTCTTGGCTTTACTATCTTTTAATCGGTTCACAGAGGTTGCCAGTCCCATACCAATGGCTGTTCCACCTTCAATGATAGTATTGTATTTTATATCTCTTAGCGAGCGCAACACAATCCCTTTATCACTCGTAATTGGTGTTTTTGTATAGCTCTCTCCTGCATATTCTACCAAACCAATTCTATCGTTTGGTCGTCCTTTTATAAACTCTGACGCTACATTTTTTAATGCTTCCAAACGGTTTGGCAATAGATCTTTTGCCAGCATACTTGCAGAGACATCTATTGCCATTACAATGTCAATACCTTTGGTGGTTTTTGTTTTTGTAGTCTCGTCTGACGTCCGAGGTCTTGCCAAAGCAACAATTAAAAATGCAAGTGCCAACAAACGTAATACAAATAATAACGGACGTAACTTTGGAAGCAAAGAATTACCAACCTTAAAGCCTTTAATGCTTGACATTTTAAGTTCTGCAGTTTGTCTTTTACGCTTAAAAAAGTACCATAAAATTGCTAATGGTAGCAGTAGAAACAACCAGAAAAACTCTTTATTTAAAAATTCTATTCCTTCAAACATTATTCTTCTTGTAGTTTTTTAAGTTCTATAGAATCAATAATACGATCAATCGTTTGGTTGGTATACTCGTTTTGATTGTTCCATACCAAGACTATTTGTTGCAAGACGTTTTCCGCAGTAAAAGCAAAAATGGCATATTCTGCTTGTCTAAATTCACCGTCTTCTTCCGTAGG
It contains:
- a CDS encoding BatD family protein, with amino-acid sequence MKLIKHISILLIVLSSSMMFAQVKFEAKVSKTKLGQNERLRIDFTMNKDGDNFNAPDFENFQVIGGPNTSVSNSWLNGAHSYAKTYSYFLAPQKKGRFTINSASIEIEGKIYKTDAVTVQVTDEVKRPNDPYNVEGQATENIHLVAEVSKSDPYLNEAITVVYKLYVSPNTGVSNWREVDNPRYNDFWSQKIDTKGLRVQNGTYKGEDYRFVVLRKTVLYPQKSGKLEIEPLTLDITVEVPTNRRDIFGGRHMAQTNRTVSAGSRTINVKPLPEEGKPDDFTGAVGDFKFNVMTSKSNLNASESLQATVEVTGTGNLKLFQLPKLTLPSSLEVYEPEHNESIKTYLGGMQGSIADTYTIVPQYKGKYPIPTVSFSYFDLESETYKRVSSGEIIIDVIDGPINNSSGDDNLATANTDKKEVTLNSDQFAFVKTEANLKPIQSDPFFKSTLFWGSLLSPLLLIPLAIVFRREREKRNADVFGNKIRKADRLAKKYLSEAKKSLGDKEAFYIALEKALHNYLKAKLQIETSDFSKEKIEEILVERQVNEVTVKEFISILHHCELARYTPITNVEMQQDYDKAASTISTIDKEIQ
- a CDS encoding SulP family inorganic anion transporter encodes the protein MKKFFSNFKGDAFGGITAGIVALPLALAFGVSSGLGPSAGLYGAIFIGFFAALFGGTSTQISGPTAPMTAVSLVVIAGVIATNDGDLSKALPTILTVFLLAGIMQIILGVLGLGKYIRYIPYPVVSGFMTAIGLIIILTQILPSLGYNPKEDLAFVEQFKPEAKEVVLNKILDEEIGEGVLVLEDFEQTIKKVNEIEDEDAIILKESKTLAVKETSGALGALKALPRAIKQINWLEFALAIGTVFIVFGFKKITTKIPSTLVALLVMSGIAVGFGFDYLKIQEIPSGLPIPKLEMFTTFSFSAISPYILTALTLSLLGAIDSLLTSVVADNMTKTKHNPSRELVGQGIGNSIASVFGGIPGAGATIRTVVNINSGGKTRLSGMIAAIILLIVLLGLGPIASKIPAAVLAGILITVGIGVMDYKGLKAISSLPKDIKIGPVKLSSEVLIMMVVLLLSTFWDLIYAVGIGLIIASLMFMKKIGDLTAKRSDVKPLKEEVWLDEAGFPSLLKEDVFIKHVKGPLFFGYTSDFQALSKQIPDTAKTVVIRLGLMHYIDQSGLYALEDVLLDLKKKKINVLFVNLAKQPKFMMERIDIIPDLIPTEHIFKDFNSCMEWVKTNVQHQD
- a CDS encoding SulP family inorganic anion transporter; translated protein: MFKYIKNDIPASIVVFFVALPLCLGIALASGAPLFSGVIAGIIGGIVVGALSGSKIGVSGPAAGLAAIVFLAIQDFTETYGGFQEGFKVFLVTVVIAGVIQLLFGALRFGIIGYFFPSSVIRGMLTGIGIIIILKQIPHFFGYDSDPEGDFSFQQVDGGNTFSGIMDAIGNISIGATLIGLISLAILLLWSNVLSKKGKFFQLVQGPLVAVVVGIIYYILTASNDKFGISPEHLVSVPVPDDFESFRGQFSFPNFAAINNPAVWITAFTIALVASLETLLCVEATDKLDPHKNVTPTNRELFAQGTGNILSGLVGGLPITQVIVRSSANIQSGGRTKISAIIHGFFLLISVILIPTLLNKIPLSVLAAVLFIVGWKLANPTLFKKMYDMGWKQFLPFIVTVVGIVFTDLLVGIGLGLAVGIFIILIKSFQNSHFLHKEGEDVNDGKIKMTLAEEVTFFNKASILKELDNLPENSYLELDVRKTRYLDNDIIEILDDFAFKAKERNIDIKIISDRGIVENPESFIEFFKLEKKS
- a CDS encoding carbonic anhydrase, whose amino-acid sequence is MTLEHVFKNNKQFIQDKLSVDQDYFEKLGKGQNPELLYIGCSDSRVSAEELMGLDPGEVFVHRNIANMVISIDLNVMSVVNYAVDHLKVKHVVVCGHYACGGVKAAMQSADLGILNPWLRNIRDVYRIHRDELNLITDEEKKYDRLVELNVKEQCVNLIKTAAVQKAYRDRELKVHGWVFDVHTGTLIDLKIDFDKYLKDIMEIYHLD
- a CDS encoding carbonic anhydrase family protein encodes the protein MKAHTRETQATMTPEKAVQFLKEGNQRFQQNLKANRNLLEQVNDTSDGQFPFATILSCIDSRVSAELVFDQGLGDIFSVRIAGNFVNEDILGSMEFASKLAGTKLIVVLGHTSCGAVKGACDDAKMGNLTKLIEKITPAVNAVEEPKDKSMRNSKNLDFVDEVSKKNVELTIDRIHAESPILSEMEKNNEIRIIGAMYDINTGAVEFFE
- a CDS encoding CvpA family protein; translated protein: MAVIDIILGALLLFGLVRGVMKGFFVEIASLVALVAGVYGAIHFSDFAAEFLDTKLNWDEKYINIVAFAITFVIIVLVIALAGKALTKLANFAALGILNKLLGGVFGILKIGLILSVLLIVFNNLNSNIPFADEQDLEDSILYKPVKGLAPMIFPSILNKGKDVEDENVDDEDLETNQNT
- a CDS encoding tetratricopeptide repeat protein, which produces MRPILYLFIFLLGTLSFAQGNKAFEQANTLYNEGNYTEALNRYTSILEEGEHSAELYYNIANAHYKLNHIAPSIYYYEKALLLKPNDKDILNNIAFAKNMTIDDIEVVPEVGFSRLIKKATNIMVFDKWAKVSVVLVILFVLLFLVYYFSQSTSKKRFTFITSLSFLILALIALSFAFNSYGLEKKNQPAIVFAQESQIKSEPNLRSTEAFKLHEGTKVQVVDTVSNWKKIKLADGKMGWILNDDIKLLKDF